CGTGCCGAACACGAGCACGATGACGGCGGTGACGATCGCCATCATGGGCACATGCCGCACCACCACATAGGAGGCGATCATCGCGGCCACGATCGCCACCATGAAGGCGCCGGTCGCGACGAACAGGTTGAATTTGGCGTTGGCGACGAAGAATACGATGAGCGGACCGAGTTCGGTCGCGAGCTTGAACACCGGATGCGGCTGGGTCTTGTCCATATTAGCTTTCGATTCCTGCAATCGCGTTGGCAAAATCCCGCGCGGTGAACGGCGCGAGATCGTCGACGCCTTCGCCGACGCCGATGAAGTGCACCGGCAGTTTGAATTTCTCCGCCAGCGCCACCAGAATGCCGCCGCGCGCGGTGCCGTCGAGCTTCGTCATCACGAGGCCGGTGACGCCAGCGGTACGATGAAACGCCTCGACCTGCGACAGCGCATTTTGTCCTACCGTGGCATCGAGCACCAGCAGCACCGCATGCGGGGCTGACGCATCGACCTTCTTGATGACGCGAACGACCTTTTCGAGCTCGTTCATCAGTTCGGCCTTGTTCTGCAGCCGCCCGGCCGTATCGACCAGCAGCACGTCGATATTCTGTTCCTTCGCCGCGGTCAGCGCATTGAAGGCGAGGCTTGCCGAATCCGAGCCCTGCGCGCCCGCAATGACCGGCGACCTGGTGCGCTCGCCCCAGATCTTGAGCTGCTCGATCGCCGCGGCACGAAACGTATCGCCGGCCGCCAGCATGACCTTGCGGCCCTCGGCGCTGAGCTTTGCGGCGAGCTTGCCGATGGTGGTGGTCTTGCCGGAACCGTTGACGCCGACCACGAGGATGACGAACGGCTTTTGCGCCGCGTCGATCTCCAGCGGCTTCGCCACCGGCGCCAGCACCTTCTCGACTTCGGTCGCAACGACCGTCTTCACCTCATCGGCCGAAATCGCCTTGTCGTAACGGCCGGCGCCGACGGCGTCCGCGATCCGCACCGCCACGGCGGTGCCGAGATCGGCCCGCAGCAGCACATCCTCGATATCGTCGAGCATGGCGCGGTCGAGCTTGCGCTTGGTGACGAGGTCGGCAACGGCGGACCCAAGCGAACTCGAGGTCCGCTTCAGGCCACTCGAAAGCCGCCGCCACCAGCTCAATTTGGGGGTTCCGGGAGTGGTATCGCTCATGTCGGGGACGTGTTAGCGGTTTCGCGCCATGAGCGGAAGTCACAACCAATCCATTGATGTTCCCGGGCCATCCCTTGATGTGCCCGGGACATCCTTTGACATCCCCCGGACATCGCTTGATGTCCGGGGGCTAACGGCAGACGAAATCCAGGCCCGCGTGCTCCATCGCGACGGGCTGATGCTGGTCATCGACAAGCCGGCCGGCCTGCCGGTGCACCGCGGCCCCAAGGGCGGCGCCAATCTGGAGGCGTCGTTCGACGGCCTGCGATTCGGCCTGCCGCGGCCGCCGGTGCTGGCCCACCGGCTCGACAAGGACACCTCAGGCTGTCTTGTGCTGGGGCGCGCCACCGCAAGGCTACCGCCTCGCTCGGCCTGTTGTTCAAGCACGGCAAGATTGGAAAAACCTATTGGGCGGTGATCGAGGGCGGACCTGCCGAGGATGAAGGCGTCATCGACATGCCGCTGGGGCGGCTCAACGTCGAGCGTGGCTGGTGGCAGAAGCCGGATCCGGACGGGCAGAAGGCCGTCACCAACTGGAAAGTGCGCGGCCGCGGCGATGGCCTTTGTTGGCTCGCACTCGAGCCAGTGACTGGCCGCACCCATCAATTGCGCGTGCACACGTCCGCCATGGGTTGGCCGATCGTCGGCGACAACATCTATGGCAACGGACCTCGTGTTGGCGAGCCGATCCTGCATCTGCATTCCCGCGAGATCGTGATTCCGATTTCGAAGAACAAGGAACCGGTGCGCGTGACAGCGCCGGCGCCAGAGCATATGCGGGAGCGGCTCAGGGCGTGTGGTTGGAACGGGGAGTGATGGCACACGCCTGCTCACTTCCCTTCTCCCCTTGTGGAGAAGGTGGCATAGGCGGCCGTCGGCCGCCGTACTTAGAAAAGGACGCCGATGCTTTGCATCGGCTATGGACGCGAAGCGGCGGCGAGACGGATGAGGGGTCTGTCTCCGCGGAAAGAACCCCTCATCCGGCGCTTCGCGCCACCTTCTCCCACAAGGGGAGAAGGAAGAATCACACCGTCAACCGCGCACCGTCGTGGCCGTTGATCGCGAGCGCCATCACCGCGCCCGGCGTCTCGCCCGCTATCGCCACCGACAAAAAATGCTCGGTACGCCCCTGCGTCGCGCTCTCGATCAAGACCTGACGCGTGTGACCGATTTCTGATGCGAGCCGCTTCTGCAGGGCTGCGTCCCCTGCCGCCCGCAGGCGTCGTGCGCGCTCCTTGATCACCCCGCCCACCACCTGCGGCATCCGCGCGGCCGGCGTGCCGGGTCGCTTCGAGTAGGGGAACACGTGCAGGAAGGTGAGATCGCATTCATCCACGAGGTCCTCGGAGCGCGCGAACATCTCGTCGGTCTCGGTCGGAAAGCCCGCGATGATATCGGCGCCAAGCGTGATGTCCGGACGAAGCCGCCGCACCTGTGCGCAGAACTCGATCGCGTCTTTTCGCGAATGCCGGCGCTTCATCCGCTTCAAAATCATGTCGTCGCCGGACTGCAGCGACAGATGCAGATGCGGCATCAGCCGCTCGTCTTCCGCGATAATTTCAAGCAGATCGCGATCGGCTTCGATGGAATCGATCGACGAAATCCGCAAGCGCTTCAGTTCCGGCACGTGACGCAAAATCTGCTTTGTCAGCTGCCCGAGTTTTGGCGTGCCCGGCAGATCGGCGCCGTAACTTGTGAGGTCGACACCGGTCAGCACGATCTCGGCATGGCCGCGCTCAACCAGCGCGCGGACCTGATCCACGACCGCACCCATCGGCACCGAGCGCGAATTGCCGCGGCCATAAGGGATGATGCAGAA
This portion of the Bradyrhizobium sp. AZCC 2262 genome encodes:
- the ftsY gene encoding signal recognition particle-docking protein FtsY, which encodes MSDTTPGTPKLSWWRRLSSGLKRTSSSLGSAVADLVTKRKLDRAMLDDIEDVLLRADLGTAVAVRIADAVGAGRYDKAISADEVKTVVATEVEKVLAPVAKPLEIDAAQKPFVILVVGVNGSGKTTTIGKLAAKLSAEGRKVMLAAGDTFRAAAIEQLKIWGERTRSPVIAGAQGSDSASLAFNALTAAKEQNIDVLLVDTAGRLQNKAELMNELEKVVRVIKKVDASAPHAVLLVLDATVGQNALSQVEAFHRTAGVTGLVMTKLDGTARGGILVALAEKFKLPVHFIGVGEGVDDLAPFTARDFANAIAGIES
- the mtaB gene encoding tRNA (N(6)-L-threonylcarbamoyladenosine(37)-C(2))-methylthiotransferase MtaB, whose protein sequence is MSVDVLTFGCRLNAFESEVIAREAERAGLSDTLVINSCAVTNEAVAQARQSIRRLKRERPHLRIVVTGCAAQTQPKMFAEMAEVDRVVGNDDKMRGDAWRETRAAFDTGFGIEASEKIAVADIMAVREMAPHLLDGFKAGLPRVFVQVQNGCDHRCTFCIIPYGRGNSRSVPMGAVVDQVRALVERGHAEIVLTGVDLTSYGADLPGTPKLGQLTKQILRHVPELKRLRISSIDSIEADRDLLEIIAEDERLMPHLHLSLQSGDDMILKRMKRRHSRKDAIEFCAQVRRLRPDITLGADIIAGFPTETDEMFARSEDLVDECDLTFLHVFPYSKRPGTPAARMPQVVGGVIKERARRLRAAGDAALQKRLASEIGHTRQVLIESATQGRTEHFLSVAIAGETPGAVMALAINGHDGARLTV